The genomic window GGGAATGGCGGCCAGCAAGCCTCTTGTATAGGGATGGAAGGGCTCGTTAATGACGTCATCCACAGCGCCCTTCTCCACAATGCGACCTGCGTACATGACCGCCACTCGGTCGGCGTACTGCGAGACGATACCCATGTTATGAGTAATGAGAAGGACTGCGGTACCAGACCTGGAAGCCATCTCCTTCAGCACGGCAAGCACCTGGGCTTGGACGGTCACATCCAACGCAGTGGTCGGTTCATCGGCGATAATCAGCTTAGGGTTTGCCAGCAGCGCCATGACGATGCATACTCGCTGGAGCATACCACCGGAAAGTTCATGGGGATAGGAATCCAGCACGCGATCAGGATCCGTAAAGCCCGCGGCCTTCAGTTGTTCACGAATCGTGGCGAGCGCATCACCAGAAATCTTCGAAGCGGAGGAATTGTACTTGAAGACTTCAAGCAGTTGCTTCTTGATAGGCAGCACAGGATTCAGAGCCTGCATGGGTTCCTGGAAAATACAGGCTATTTCAGAACCACGGATCTTCTGCAATTCAGCAATAGACAGTTTGACCAAGTCCACTGCACTGGAGTCTTCCTCAGAAGAGGAGCCGCTCTGAATGACGGAACGGTTAAAGAACACCTCGCCGCTGACAATCTGGGCACTGGGCTGAGGCAGCAGTCTCAAAATGCTCATGGCGGTTACACTCTTACCGCAACCAGACTCCCCTACCAAGGCAAAAAACTCGCCCTTGTGAATGTCAAAGGAAACACCATCGGTCACCTGCAGGGGACTCCCTTCCTTGCAGACGAATGTCCCCTTCTTACCTTTAGAAAATCCAAAGGCAACAGAAAGATTTCTCACCGATAGGACTGGAGCGACGTTCATAACGCGATGCATTTTACTCATAGCGGTCTCCGGACTTCGGGTCCATGGCATCGCGGACACCTTCCCCCACGAAGGTGGTTAAAAGCAAGGTAACGAAAAGCGCAAGGACGGTGCTGACGGAAATCCAGGGGGCATAAAGATTGTTCAAGCCCTGGCTCATGAGTTCCCCCCAGCTAGGAGTAGGAGGCTGCAGGCCAAAACCCAGGAAATCCAAAGAAGTCAAGCTACCGATACCGCCAATCAGAGTAAAGGGGAAAAGCGTCACCACTGGGGTCATGGCGTTTGGCAGAATTTCCTTGAAGAAAATGTGACGATGTCCAAGTCCCAGAACCTTGGCCGACTGGACGTAGGTCATATTACGCAATTTCAGGAATTCGCCACGCATGTAGTAGCTCAGGGAAATCCAGTTGAATGCGGCCATGATTAAAATCAGAAGCCAGAAACTGCGGCCGTAAATGCTGCCGATAAGAATCACCACGTAAAGCATGGGCAGCGAGGACCAAATTTCGATAATGCGCTGCATGCCCGTATCCCAGAACTTGCCAAGATACCCCTGAATACCGCCAATGACAATACCGAGAAACGTCCCCAGAACCGTCAAAAGCAAGCTAAAACTGATGCAAATTCTAAAACCGTGAATCAGTCGGGACAGCACATCGCGACCATTGCTATCCGTTCCCAACCAATGCTTACCGCTAGGTGCATAGGGAGGCGTTCCGTCATCGTCCAGATCAGCTTTCAGGGGATCGTGAGGAACAGGCGGCATGATAGTCCAGATATCATCGCAGTTCGAACCGGTAAAGCCATCGGCCTTGCATTCCTCTGCATCGGCAATCAACAAGGCGTAATCCGGTTCCGTCTCGTATGTGCCCCCAAAGTCCTTTTCGCTATAGCGGGCGAAGGCAGGGAAATAGGACTTACCGTTGAAATTCATGTACAGCGGTTCATCATTCACCGTCCAGGGGCTGGTAAGAGACAGCAAGTAAGCCACCATCAGAACGATCAAGGACCAGAAAGCGCGCTTGTTCTTGCGGAAGCGCTTCAGGCGATTTTTCGTTTCAGTGGTCAGGCGTACTTTCATTGTCTCGCAATATAGTAATTCAGTTTTTTCCCCTTACTTGACACAACGGACAGAAAAGCCGAAATCCTTGGGCTTGCTGGTATAGCTAAATGCCATGGATTTGTTGGTCAAATACCACACACGGGCGCTTCCACCGGGAATGCCATCCAGCTTGTCATCGGAAGTCCAGAAGAAGGCAAACTTTTCCTGATTGCCATAGGTGCCGTCATCGAAACGGTTACCGGCAGCCATGGCACCGAACTTCAAAGTGTCATTACCGTTGGTATTGCCTTTCCAGCCATAAGTGGTCTTGATCAGATAACCGGCATTGAAGTCCGCACCGGCGGCCGTCCAGAGGGATTCAAATTCCTCGTGGGACGGTAAGTGGAAACCGGCGGGGCACGCAACCTGGGCGGCGTCCCAGGTGTACAGCCTTCCGTAAGCGGCGCAGTTGTCTTCCTCATCTTTCAGGCAAAACGAGCCTTCGGAGTTGTAATTCAGATTATCCCCCAGCCAAGTCTTACCGGCAATTTTTACGGTTCTATAAACCTGCTTGTCTCGGGAATCCTTGACTTCATTTTTCTTGACTACCTTGGAAGCACCGAACGCAATGAACGGGAAAATCAACAAAAGCACTAAAACACGATGTAACGACATAAAACCCATGGGCTACAATATAATTATTGCAACAGAAACATTTTCCCTGCACAATACTATATTAGTGCTGAACGAAAAAGAATGTAATAGGAACACCTAGTGCGTAGACAAGATAACCAGAGAAACCGAGGTAACGACCCGGAATTCAACCGAGGGGCCGGTAGCCGAGGCGAACGAGGCCTTAAAGAAAACAAGGTTCAGAAAGAACGATGCATTCTGGTAGGCATAGCCACGCCAAAAATTCGTCCCTGGCTCGCTACAGAACAGCTGGCGGAACTTGGTCGCCTGGCAGAAACCGCCGGTGCCGAAGTGGTGCAAAGTTTCTTGCAGCGCGTTCAGCAGTTCAACGCAGCCACCCTCATTGGCGAAGGCAAGGTGAACGAAGTCAAGCGGGCGCTAGAAGAAAACGACGCCAAGATGGTGGTCTTCGACGACGACTTGTGCGGATCCCAGGTGCGTAACCTGGAGCAACGCTTGCCCGGCATCAAGGTGTTGGACCGCACCGGACTTATCCTGGATATTTTTGCAAAGCATGCGGTCACTGCCGAAAGCCGCCTCATGGTGGAAGTGGCCCAGCTGCAGTACATGATGCCCCGCCTGACAGGTGCGTGGACTCACCTATGCCGCCAGCATAACGGCGGTATCGGAACGAAGGGCCCTGGCGAAACCCAGCTGGAAACGGACCGCCGAATGATCCGTAAGCGAATCCAGGAACTGAAGAAGAAACTTGAAAAGATCGAGGACGCCCGGGAGCAGCAGGCCGAGAACCGCAACGACATTTTCCATCTGGGAATCGTGGGCTATACCAATGCAGGCAAGTCCACCCTCACCAACCGCCTGACCGGCGCCGACGTCTATGTGGAAGACAAGCTTTTCGCTACACTGGACAGCACGACCCGTAAACTGTTCCTGGAAGGCGAGAACATTATTTTGTCTGACACTGTGGGATTTATCCGCAAGCTCCCCCACAACCTGATTGAAACCTTCAAGAGCACCCTGGGAGTTGCCGCCCACGCCGACTGCATCCTTGAGGTGGTTGACGGAAGCGCCCCCGACTACCGGGAACATCTGGAAGTGACCCACAAGACGCTGCAGGGCATTATCAGCCCCGAAACGCCCCGCCTCCGCGTGTTCAACAAGGTGGAAACCTGCGACGAAACCCGCCGTAACGAACTGCTGGAAAATTATCCCGAGGCAATTCAGGTCAGCGCCAAGGAAAACATCGGCATGGAACGCCTTCGAGAAGCCTTCAAGGAACAGCTGGCCGCCTGGCACAAGAAGCGCGAAGCCGCTGCCGCCCAGATCAAGGAAGAAGTGGAATCGCCCTGGCCCGCCCACCCCGCCGAAAGCGTTTCCGACAAAAGCTTCAACAGCAACCGTAACGAAGACTGGAAAGAACCTGGGATTTACGAAGTCTAAAATCCATCAATACAAAAGGCCGCACCATTGAAGGTACGGCCCTGTTTTTTACTGCAACTATGCGTATTTTCAAGTACGTTTCCTGATTTGCTTTCCATCCTAAACTCCACCGGCATTCCTCTCCAATCATAGGAGATTTTCAGGGATTTGGAGCGGTCCTCGATGAGATTACCCTCGAAATCGTACACGAAGTTGTTTTTGATTTCACTTAGGTCCATGCAGGCCCAAGACAACTATACAAAAGAATCCTAAAATAAACAAAGAGCAAACACTTAACCAATATTTTGTAGGATAAGCTTTTCTGTGATAGAGATCAAAAAGGAAACTAAAACGATTCTCAACAATGGAAACTACACCATATACCAATGCAGCGCAACCAACACAAAAAGCACGAAATGATTCATATGGTTTCCACCCTTTCAAATAAGAAAAAAAGGCAATAATCAAAAGTATAGCACAGACTATTTTCACAGCAAGAGTTGTGATTCTCTTTTGGGATTTATATCTTTGTTCCAACCGTTTATTTAGCTCTCCGGATTTAAACTGTTCACAAATTAAATCATCAATTCTTTTTTCAATGACCACAACGCGTTCATCCGTTTTTTTTAATTTATGACGAAACAAATCTAACTCATCAAGAGTTAATTTTTGAACATCTTTTTCAAATTCCTTAAGATCATCTTTTACTGACTGCATTTCATCACTCCATTCTGTTATTAAGTCATCATGTTACTAATTACAAGCAACCCTAAAAAAACAGAATTACTCAATTGATATATCTTCAACAGCAACGTTCCCATCTGGGTCTACCACTACTATTGGGCTAACGCCATTCCCCGCATACAGATACGGACTGCTAAACTGACGGGCCGGATCCACAGAAATCCACAATCCAAGCATTGGATCCAGATATCTTGCGCCGAAGAAGTTCAGCTCGGTCTCGTCGTCACGTTCCTTGCGCTCACGGGTCTTGGACACGCGTCTGCCGGAACCGTCGTATGCCATCAGCACCCTGACACTGTCCCTACTGCAACTACGCGTATTCTCAAGTACATTTCCTGATTTGCTTTCCATCCTGAACTCCACCGGCATTCCTCTCCAATCATAAGAAATTTTCAGGTTCTTGGGCAAAACAGTGTAGTAACTCATCACATTTTTTCATATATTTACAGACATGGCAGATGAAGAACTGAAAAAATACAGGCTATCATCCATGGAGGAGCCTTCCGACGAAATGCTGGAAGCCCTTATGGAAAAGGTCGGTGCAGCAGCATGTGAATCTTCCCGCAAGGCAGAAGAGGCTATGGATCGTATGCGTGCAGAAGTCGCTTCAAATATCGCCCAGAAAAAATTACGTCTTGGTTTGCTATGAGCGGCTTGAATTCATACGCAAGGCAAAAGACGCCAGATTCTTCATACGATTTTTCTTTTCGTGACCCGCTACTACAAGTCACTAGCGAATGCTGCCGTCGCAATCTCCATAGTAGACAGAGCTTACATCTACGACAATTCCGTCGACAATCAGTTGCCTAAGCTGATTTGCAGAATGGTTGACGGAACCTTGTATAAACAGTACGCCGAGATATTGCCCAATTGGGTTCAGGAACTGCTGTAATCAAGGCACTGTAACTTTGAAAGGGCCGCACCGATGAAGGCGCGACCCTGGTTTTTGTTTCTACTTATGGATCCCTTTGTTTTTCGGAGGGATTACAACCCTCTTATTAAATCACGCCATAGTCCACCTTTTTATCAGCTTTTATGCAGTAAACACACCAAGAAGATCCAATAACGAGAATAATATTCCCAAAACAGGGAAAATAAGCATTAAAATGAGGCATCATCAACATGTGTGGAAGCATTTAGGCAGCCTTGCTAGATGATTCTCTCGATTCCGATTCCCATTCGTAGGCTATCTTTACATCTACA from Fibrobacter sp. UWR4 includes these protein-coding regions:
- a CDS encoding ABC transporter ATP-binding protein, encoding MSKMHRVMNVAPVLSVRNLSVAFGFSKGKKGTFVCKEGSPLQVTDGVSFDIHKGEFFALVGESGCGKSVTAMSILRLLPQPSAQIVSGEVFFNRSVIQSGSSSEEDSSAVDLVKLSIAELQKIRGSEIACIFQEPMQALNPVLPIKKQLLEVFKYNSSASKISGDALATIREQLKAAGFTDPDRVLDSYPHELSGGMLQRVCIVMALLANPKLIIADEPTTALDVTVQAQVLAVLKEMASRSGTAVLLITHNMGIVSQYADRVAVMYAGRIVEKGAVDDVINEPFHPYTRGLLAAIPESHSQMKNLKSIPGSVPHPRDFVSGCRFADRCECCMQSNPELQAKCRSAELPPKSDKCGHCAFCFASLTDVGAGN
- a CDS encoding ABC transporter permease, with the translated sequence MKVRLTTETKNRLKRFRKNKRAFWSLIVLMVAYLLSLTSPWTVNDEPLYMNFNGKSYFPAFARYSEKDFGGTYETEPDYALLIADAEECKADGFTGSNCDDIWTIMPPVPHDPLKADLDDDGTPPYAPSGKHWLGTDSNGRDVLSRLIHGFRICISFSLLLTVLGTFLGIVIGGIQGYLGKFWDTGMQRIIEIWSSLPMLYVVILIGSIYGRSFWLLILIMAAFNWISLSYYMRGEFLKLRNMTYVQSAKVLGLGHRHIFFKEILPNAMTPVVTLFPFTLIGGIGSLTSLDFLGFGLQPPTPSWGELMSQGLNNLYAPWISVSTVLALFVTLLLTTFVGEGVRDAMDPKSGDRYE
- a CDS encoding fibrobacter succinogenes major paralogous domain-containing protein; translated protein: MLLLIFPFIAFGASKVVKKNEVKDSRDKQVYRTVKIAGKTWLGDNLNYNSEGSFCLKDEEDNCAAYGRLYTWDAAQVACPAGFHLPSHEEFESLWTAAGADFNAGYLIKTTYGWKGNTNGNDTLKFGAMAAGNRFDDGTYGNQEKFAFFWTSDDKLDGIPGGSARVWYLTNKSMAFSYTSKPKDFGFSVRCVK
- the hflX gene encoding GTPase HflX, with the translated sequence MRRQDNQRNRGNDPEFNRGAGSRGERGLKENKVQKERCILVGIATPKIRPWLATEQLAELGRLAETAGAEVVQSFLQRVQQFNAATLIGEGKVNEVKRALEENDAKMVVFDDDLCGSQVRNLEQRLPGIKVLDRTGLILDIFAKHAVTAESRLMVEVAQLQYMMPRLTGAWTHLCRQHNGGIGTKGPGETQLETDRRMIRKRIQELKKKLEKIEDAREQQAENRNDIFHLGIVGYTNAGKSTLTNRLTGADVYVEDKLFATLDSTTRKLFLEGENIILSDTVGFIRKLPHNLIETFKSTLGVAAHADCILEVVDGSAPDYREHLEVTHKTLQGIISPETPRLRVFNKVETCDETRRNELLENYPEAIQVSAKENIGMERLREAFKEQLAAWHKKREAAAAQIKEEVESPWPAHPAESVSDKSFNSNRNEDWKEPGIYEV
- a CDS encoding RHS repeat-associated core domain-containing protein; the encoded protein is MAYDGSGRRVSKTRERKERDDETELNFFGARYLDPMLGLWISVDPARQFSSPYLYAGNGVSPIVVVDPDGNVAVEDISIE